Below is a genomic region from Scytonema millei VB511283.
GACAGTGCCACAAAACTGAAAGACTTGGTATTTCAACTGAGTCAATCTGTTCAGGTGGTGAATTTATTCGCAGGACAAGCAGATGGGACGCAATTAAAGAGCGATCGCACTTGGCTGATTAGTAGTGGTGAAGAGGCGATCGTCGGCAGCCGTTTCGAGCTGAACGGTTCAGCCCCCACAATTACAGAGCCAGGTGTGCGGCTGCTGGGCGTGAAATTACCCCAGGAAGTCGAACGAACTATGCCCGTCGTACTTGCTCCTACCGATCTAGAAGTTCCCTACGCCCCTGAACAACCCCCAGTAGCCCCAGCAACCAACACCAAACCTGTAAAATATCCCTTTGTGCGCGGACAGGGAGAAATTGGCGCAGCAATGGCTTGCTTCCAAATGTTGTGTCAGTATTTGGGCGTATCGTGGCGACGGGACACGGTGCGACGGGTATTGGAAAATCAGCAGAAATCTCTCGGAACAATTTCTTTGCAAAGCTGCGGCGCGATCGCCGAAATGTTAGGCATGAGCGCCCAATTAATTCAAGTCCCCAGTAAAGCGATCGCGCGTCTCAAGACTCCTGCTTTAATTCGCTACCACGATAGTTTGGCAATTCTCTACGCTTGCGACGACAAAGAACTGACACTTGCCGTTCCCGAAATCGGGATTCACCGTCAAACTCCTGCTGATTTTGCTCGCGCTTGGGGCGAGGGAGGACAAGTGTTGCTCCTGCAAGCACGTCCGGGGGAAAAGACGGAAAGATTTAGCCTGCGCTGGTTTTTACCTGCGATCGCCCACCATCGCGGTGTATTGATCGAAGTTTTGATCGCATCATTTTTCGTGCAGCTATTTGGTTTAGCCAATCCCCTCGTTACCCAAGTCATCATCGACCAAGTTTTGGTTAACGGCGCTTTGGATACATTAAACGTCCTGGGCATTCTGTTGCTAGGGGTAGCGCTATTTGAAGCCTTACTCACGGGAGTCAGAACTTATTTATTTGTCGATACTACGAACCGCATCGACATTGCTTTAGGCTCGGAAGTGATCGATCGCCTGCTACGGCTACCGTTAAGTTATTTCGATCGCCGCCGCGTCGGGGAATTAGCTTCTCGGATCAACGAGTTAGAAAATATTCGGCAATTCCTCACGGGTACTGCTCTGACAGTGGTATTAGATGCCGTGTTCTCGGTGATTTACATCGCCGTGATGCTCTTTTACAGTTGGATACTGACACTCGTAGCCCTGGCAACAGTTCCGATCTTTGCCATATTGACAATTTTCGTCGCGCCGATCGTCCGCAAGCAACTGCGGGTGAAAGCAGAACGCTACGCCGATACCCAATCCTATTTAGTAGAAGTTGTTTCGGGAATTCAAACAGTCAAAGCGCAAAACATCGAACTCAAATCGCGCTGGCACTGGTACGAACGCTACGCCCGTTACATCAGCGCTGGGTTTAATACCGTGGTGACTTCGACTACGGCAAGTTCGGTGAGCGGATTTTTCAATAAGTTTTCCGGGCTATTATTACTGTGGGTTGGGGCATATCTGGTGATTGCCCAACAATTAACCCTGGGACAATTAATCGCCTTTCGGATCATTTCTAGCTACACCACCAGTCCTTTGTTGCGGTTGATCCAACTGTGGCAAAACTTCCAAGAAACTGCTTTATCAATCGAGCGTTTAGGTGATATTCTCGACGCACACCCAGAAGTAGACGAGGCAAACCGGGCGCAACTGCCAATGCCAGAAATTGAAGGGGCAGTCAAATTTGATGGCGTGTCTTTCCGCTTTGGCAACAGCGGTGTGTTTCAACTGACTAATGTAAATCTAGAATTTCCCGCAGGTACGTTTGTCGGGATTGTCGGGCAGAGTGGTTCGGGTAAGAGTACGCTGACGAAGTTGTTACCGCGTCTGTACGAACCGACGACAGGGACGATTCAAATTGATAATTACGACATTAGCAAAGTTGAGTTGTATTCCCTGCGGCGACAAATCGGCATGGTGTTGCAGGACACTTTGTTATTCAACGGCACGGTGCAGGAAAATATTGCCCTGACGAATCCAGAAGCGAGTCCAGAACAAATTATTGCCGCTGCTAAAATTGCCGTCGCCCACGACTTTATCATGTCTCTACCCAACGGTTACAACACCAACGTTGGGGAACGGGGTTCGGCGCTGTCGGGGGGACAAAGACAACGGATTGCGATCGCCCGCACGGTATTGCAGAACCCCAAACTGCTGATTTTAGACGAAGCCACCAGCGCTCTCGATTACGATTCGGAACGGCAGGTTTGTCAGAATTTGGCAGAAGCATTTCACTCGCGCACCGTATTTTTCATTACCCACCGCCTCGCCACGGTAAAAAACGCCGATGCGATCTTGGTAATGGATAAAGGGCTGGTGGTAGAACAAGGCACTCACCAACAATTAATGGCACTCAAGGGGCGTTATTTCTGCCTCTATCAACAACAGGAGTCACAACTGTGAATTCCCTTGTAGAGGCGCACAGCTGTGCGCCCCTACAGATACCTAAATTATCTAGAACAGGAGTCGCAACTGTGAATACCGAACCGCTAGCAAAATCTGAAGAACAATTTCTGAATTCATCGGTAGTATTAAACCGTCCTGCTTTGTGGTCGCATTTGTTTATTTGGTTGATTGTCGGTGCGACAACTTCGGCGATCGCCTGGGCGACATTTGCTAAACTCGATCAAACTGTAGTCGCAACGGGTAAATTAGAGCCGCTAGGGGCAGTTAAAGAAATTCAAGCTCCCACTGGGGGAGTGGTACGAGAAATTCACGTTCAAGACGGTCAGAGCGTGAAAAAAGATCAGCTTTTAGTCACTTTAGACCCGACTTCACCTCAAGCTGACTTAGATTCTCTCACAAAAGTTCGCTCTAGTTTAGTGCAAGAAAATCAGTTGTACGACCAGGCGATTAATAGTAGTAAACCTGTGGTTTCTGGAAGTGCCGATTTAGTTTCTCTGTTGAAATTACGCGCCGATTTGATGTCGGAAAATCGCTATTTTCAAAATGTTCTCAAGGGGGGTAATATTACTTCTGGAGAAACGACAGATTTTGCAAATAATCAAAGTCAATTATTGACAGCCAGCCAAAATGAAATTCAATCGAGAGTTCAGGCAGCGCGAAAGCAAGTTCAAGAATTAGAAAAACAGCGATCGCAAACTACAAAAGAGCTAGCAACGGCAAAGCAAATTCTCAAGGTCAACAATCAAATTTTAAAGCGGATTACTCCCTTAGCAACCGGAGAAGGGGCAATTTCTCAAATTCAATACGAGCGCCAACAACAAGAAGTTATTACCAAACAAGGAGAGGTCGATCGCTTAACAGCCGAACAACAAAAGTTGGCAATTTCTATCGATCGAGCTAAGGAAGAATTACAGAATACAATTGCCGCATCAGCGAAAGAAGTTCATAGTAAAATTGCTGAGAATCACAAAAAAATAGCGGAAATTGATAGTCAATTAAGCCAGAAGCGATTGGAAAATAAGACAAAGTTAGCAGAAATTGACGCGCAAATTAGTAAAGCCGTACAATCTGTCAAATATCAGCAACTCAAATCTCCAGTAAATGGAACTGTATTTGACTTGCAACCCCGTGCTGCGGGTTTTGTGATAGGTGATACGAAACCGATTTTAAAGATCGTTCCCAACGATAATTTGGTTGCTTCGGTATATCTGACAAATCGAGATATTGGCTTCGTGCGCGAGGGAATGAAAGTAGACGTGCGCGTCGATTCTTTTCCCTCAACAGAATTCGGTACACTCAAAGGAAAAATTATTTGGGTTGGTTCCGATGCTTTAGCACCAACTCAAGAGCGACAATACTACGCTTTTCCTGCCAAAATTCAATTAGAATCGCAAAATTTATCGGTGAATGGCAGACCAATTTCCTTACAATCTGGGATGGGAGTCAATGCTGGGATTATTATCCGCAAGCGATCGGTTATGAGTATTTTGACCGATCTATTTGACAAGCAAATCAGAAGCGTCGAGTCAATTAGGTAGTTGGGGTTAAATAATTAATCATCAAATATGGAGGTTAGCGGACTCGAACCGCTGACATCCTGCTTGCAAAGCAGGCGCTCTACCAACTGAGCTAAACCCCCGCGAGTCATGAGTTTGCTGTCGTTTTTTCGACAACTTTGTTATTATAGCTACTCTAAAACAATATGGTCAAGAGCTAAACGAGCAAAATCACCAAAAATATTCCAGAAATTTCTACCAGTTCCAAGCCATGACTCAGGTTGTTGCCACGTTTTACAAGTTTGTCAGCTTACCAGACTGCGCCGAAATACGCGAACCGCTATTGTCTTACTGCCTGTCTCAAGGGGTGAAAGGGACGATTCTACTCGCAGAGGAGGGAATTAATGGCACAATTGCCGCTGCTTCCCGAACGGTAATTGATTCCCTATTTGCTTTTCTTGGCTCCGATCCGCGTTTTGCAGATTTAGAGTATAAGTTATCTCATGCGGAAGCACCTCCATTCGAGCGAATGAAGGTGAAGTTGAAGCGGGAAATTGTCACCATTGGAATACCAGAAGCAGATCCGAGTCAGCAAGTCGGTACTTATGTCAATCCTCAAGACTGGAACGCAATTATTAGCGATCCTGAAGTCGTTGTGATTGACACC
It encodes:
- a CDS encoding HlyD family efflux transporter periplasmic adaptor subunit → MNSLVEAHSCAPLQIPKLSRTGVATVNTEPLAKSEEQFLNSSVVLNRPALWSHLFIWLIVGATTSAIAWATFAKLDQTVVATGKLEPLGAVKEIQAPTGGVVREIHVQDGQSVKKDQLLVTLDPTSPQADLDSLTKVRSSLVQENQLYDQAINSSKPVVSGSADLVSLLKLRADLMSENRYFQNVLKGGNITSGETTDFANNQSQLLTASQNEIQSRVQAARKQVQELEKQRSQTTKELATAKQILKVNNQILKRITPLATGEGAISQIQYERQQQEVITKQGEVDRLTAEQQKLAISIDRAKEELQNTIAASAKEVHSKIAENHKKIAEIDSQLSQKRLENKTKLAEIDAQISKAVQSVKYQQLKSPVNGTVFDLQPRAAGFVIGDTKPILKIVPNDNLVASVYLTNRDIGFVREGMKVDVRVDSFPSTEFGTLKGKIIWVGSDALAPTQERQYYAFPAKIQLESQNLSVNGRPISLQSGMGVNAGIIIRKRSVMSILTDLFDKQIRSVESIR
- a CDS encoding peptidase domain-containing ABC transporter, whose product is MTATISSSQFQAFLAQTNLFHPLPATTLQELATKCQLWRYRIGQPLLVREKMPTQVLVIYQGTARLIGYDRRQQSPVSLGLVEPKTVLGWASLIRNTPCETAIASTEVVCIAIPAADFLASLEAEPTFAQHVKAQFSPCELCELLSVELQRRADSATKLKDLVFQLSQSVQVVNLFAGQADGTQLKSDRTWLISSGEEAIVGSRFELNGSAPTITEPGVRLLGVKLPQEVERTMPVVLAPTDLEVPYAPEQPPVAPATNTKPVKYPFVRGQGEIGAAMACFQMLCQYLGVSWRRDTVRRVLENQQKSLGTISLQSCGAIAEMLGMSAQLIQVPSKAIARLKTPALIRYHDSLAILYACDDKELTLAVPEIGIHRQTPADFARAWGEGGQVLLLQARPGEKTERFSLRWFLPAIAHHRGVLIEVLIASFFVQLFGLANPLVTQVIIDQVLVNGALDTLNVLGILLLGVALFEALLTGVRTYLFVDTTNRIDIALGSEVIDRLLRLPLSYFDRRRVGELASRINELENIRQFLTGTALTVVLDAVFSVIYIAVMLFYSWILTLVALATVPIFAILTIFVAPIVRKQLRVKAERYADTQSYLVEVVSGIQTVKAQNIELKSRWHWYERYARYISAGFNTVVTSTTASSVSGFFNKFSGLLLLWVGAYLVIAQQLTLGQLIAFRIISSYTTSPLLRLIQLWQNFQETALSIERLGDILDAHPEVDEANRAQLPMPEIEGAVKFDGVSFRFGNSGVFQLTNVNLEFPAGTFVGIVGQSGSGKSTLTKLLPRLYEPTTGTIQIDNYDISKVELYSLRRQIGMVLQDTLLFNGTVQENIALTNPEASPEQIIAAAKIAVAHDFIMSLPNGYNTNVGERGSALSGGQRQRIAIARTVLQNPKLLILDEATSALDYDSERQVCQNLAEAFHSRTVFFITHRLATVKNADAILVMDKGLVVEQGTHQQLMALKGRYFCLYQQQESQL